The proteins below are encoded in one region of Rhizobium gallicum bv. gallicum R602sp:
- the traA gene encoding Ti-type conjugative transfer relaxase TraA, with protein sequence MAVPHFSVSVVARGSGRSAVLSAAYRHCAKMEFEREARTIDYTRKQGLLHEEFVIPADAPEWLRSMIADRSVSGASEAFWNRVEDFEKRSDAQLAKDVTIALPIELTAEQNIALVRDFVEQQITATGMVADWVYHDAPGNPHVHLMTTLRPLTADGFGAKKVAVTGPDGNPIRNDAGKIVYELWAGSIDDFNVFRDGWFACQNRHLALAGLDIRVDGRSFEKQGIDLEPTIHLGVGTKAIERKADGAAQPIELERLELQDAKRSENVRRIDRNPELVLDLIMREKSVFDERDVAKILHRYVDDAVLFQSLMVRILLCPETFRIERERLDLASGIREPAKYTTRDMIRLEAEMANRAVWLSQRSTHGVREAVLAATFARHERLSDEQKTAIEHVAGPERIAAVIGRAGAGKTTMMKAAREAWEAAGYRVVGAALAGKAAEGLEKEAGIISRTLASWELRWNQGRDQLDGKTVFVLDEAGMVSSRQMALFVEAVTKAGAKLVLVGDPEQLQPIEAGAAFRAIADRIGYAELETIYRQRQQWMRDASLDLARGKVGSAVDAYRANGRVIGSDLKADAVDNLIAAWDRDYDPAKTSLILAHLRRDVRMLNQMARIKLIERGVLDQGTMFRTADGERNFAVGDQIVFLKNEGSLGVKNGMLAKVVETGPGRITARIGEGEDARHVLVEQRFYNNLDHGYATTIHKSQGATVDQVKVLASLSLDRHLTYVAMTRHREDLAVYYGRRSFAKNGGLIPILSRSNAKETTLDYENSAFYRQALRFAEARGLHLVNVARTLVRDRLEWVVSQKQKLANLGARLAAVAGRLGLIRGAAQYLTQNNTKEPKPMVSGITAFAKSVDQAIEDKVAVDPGLKKQWEEVSTRFHLVYAQPESAFKAVNVDAMLKDETVATSTLAKLGSEPESFGALKGKTGILASRADKQEREKAQTNAPALARNLERYLRQRAEAERKFEVEERAVRLKVSIDIPALSPNAKQTLERVRDAIDQNDLPAGLEYALADKMVKAELEGFAKAVSDRFGERTFLSLAAQDPSGQTFNAVTSGMTAGQKAEVQSAWNSMRTVQQLAAHERTTEALKQAETLRQTKSQGLSLK encoded by the coding sequence GTGGCCGTCCCCCATTTCTCCGTCAGCGTCGTCGCCCGTGGCTCCGGCCGCAGCGCCGTTCTGTCGGCGGCCTACCGGCATTGCGCCAAGATGGAGTTCGAACGCGAGGCACGCACGATCGACTACACCCGCAAGCAGGGATTGCTCCATGAGGAGTTCGTCATTCCCGCCGACGCGCCGGAATGGCTGCGCTCGATGATTGCCGATCGTTCGGTGTCCGGCGCTTCCGAGGCTTTCTGGAACAGGGTCGAAGATTTCGAGAAGCGCTCCGACGCGCAGCTCGCCAAGGATGTGACGATCGCCTTGCCGATCGAGTTGACCGCCGAGCAGAATATCGCGCTGGTGCGGGATTTCGTCGAGCAGCAAATCACGGCGACGGGCATGGTCGCCGATTGGGTCTACCATGACGCGCCCGGCAATCCGCATGTTCATTTGATGACGACGTTGCGGCCACTGACAGCTGACGGTTTTGGTGCCAAGAAGGTCGCGGTAACAGGACCGGACGGCAATCCGATCCGCAACGACGCCGGCAAGATCGTCTATGAGCTCTGGGCCGGAAGCATCGACGATTTCAACGTATTTCGCGACGGCTGGTTTGCCTGCCAGAATCGGCATCTGGCGCTTGCCGGTCTCGACATTCGCGTCGATGGCCGCTCCTTCGAAAAGCAAGGGATCGATCTCGAGCCGACCATCCATCTCGGCGTCGGCACGAAGGCGATCGAGCGAAAAGCCGATGGTGCCGCCCAGCCGATCGAGCTCGAACGCCTCGAGTTGCAGGACGCCAAGCGGAGCGAAAACGTCAGGCGCATCGACAGGAATCCCGAACTCGTCCTCGACCTGATCATGCGAGAGAAGAGCGTGTTTGACGAACGCGACGTGGCGAAGATCCTGCACCGCTACGTCGACGACGCGGTGCTGTTCCAAAGCCTCATGGTTCGGATCTTGCTCTGCCCCGAAACCTTCCGCATCGAGCGCGAGCGGCTCGACCTTGCCAGTGGTATCCGTGAGCCGGCCAAGTACACGACCCGCGACATGATCCGGCTCGAAGCCGAGATGGCCAATCGCGCCGTCTGGCTGTCTCAACGTTCGACACACGGCGTTCGCGAGGCAGTGTTGGCCGCGACATTTGCGCGTCATGAGCGTCTGTCGGACGAGCAGAAAACCGCGATCGAACATGTGGCGGGACCTGAGCGGATCGCCGCCGTGATCGGCCGCGCCGGCGCCGGCAAGACGACGATGATGAAGGCGGCGCGCGAGGCCTGGGAAGCGGCCGGCTATCGGGTCGTCGGCGCAGCACTTGCCGGCAAGGCGGCCGAGGGGCTGGAGAAGGAAGCGGGCATCATCTCTCGCACACTTGCGTCGTGGGAGCTCCGCTGGAACCAAGGCCGTGATCAGCTCGACGGCAAGACGGTGTTCGTTCTCGACGAGGCCGGCATGGTGTCGTCGCGGCAGATGGCGCTCTTCGTCGAAGCGGTGACGAAAGCCGGCGCCAAGCTCGTTCTCGTTGGCGATCCCGAACAGCTTCAGCCGATCGAGGCTGGGGCCGCCTTCCGCGCCATCGCCGATCGGATCGGCTATGCCGAACTCGAAACCATCTATCGCCAGCGCCAGCAATGGATGCGCGATGCTTCGCTTGATCTCGCGCGTGGCAAGGTCGGCAGCGCGGTCGATGCTTACCGCGCCAATGGCAGGGTGATTGGGTCGGACTTGAAGGCCGACGCGGTCGACAACCTCATCGCCGCCTGGGACCGCGATTATGATCCGGCGAAGACGTCTCTTATCCTCGCGCATCTGCGCCGCGACGTGCGCATGCTCAACCAGATGGCGCGCATCAAGCTTATCGAACGCGGGGTTCTCGATCAGGGAACCATGTTCAGGACTGCCGATGGCGAACGCAACTTCGCCGTCGGCGATCAGATTGTTTTTCTCAAGAACGAGGGATCGCTCGGCGTCAAGAACGGCATGCTGGCCAAGGTCGTCGAGACGGGACCAGGACGCATCACCGCGCGGATCGGCGAAGGGGAGGATGCCCGCCACGTGCTGGTCGAACAGCGCTTCTACAACAACCTCGACCACGGCTATGCCACGACCATCCACAAGAGCCAGGGGGCGACGGTCGACCAGGTCAAGGTGCTCGCTTCCCTTTCGCTCGATCGCCATCTCACCTATGTCGCCATGACCCGTCATCGTGAGGACCTGGCCGTCTATTACGGCCGCAGATCCTTTGCGAAGAACGGCGGGCTGATCCCGATCCTGTCGCGAAGCAATGCGAAGGAAACGACCCTCGATTACGAGAATAGCGCCTTCTACCGTCAGGCGCTCCGTTTTGCCGAGGCGCGTGGTCTGCATCTCGTCAACGTCGCCCGAACCCTGGTTCGCGACCGGCTGGAATGGGTCGTCAGCCAAAAGCAAAAACTTGCCAATCTCGGCGCCCGCCTTGCTGCCGTTGCCGGCAGGCTCGGCCTCATCCGCGGCGCCGCGCAGTACCTAACACAAAACAACACCAAGGAGCCAAAGCCGATGGTCTCGGGTATCACAGCCTTCGCCAAATCGGTTGACCAGGCGATCGAGGACAAGGTCGCCGTCGATCCCGGATTGAAGAAGCAATGGGAGGAGGTCTCGACCCGCTTCCACCTCGTCTACGCCCAGCCGGAAAGCGCATTCAAGGCCGTCAATGTCGACGCCATGCTGAAAGACGAGACCGTTGCGACATCCACGTTGGCCAAGCTCGGGTCGGAGCCCGAAAGCTTCGGCGCGCTGAAGGGCAAAACCGGGATCCTCGCCAGCCGCGCCGACAAGCAGGAGCGAGAAAAGGCACAAACGAATGCGCCGGCGCTGGCTCGTAACCTTGAGCGCTATCTGCGCCAGCGGGCGGAGGCGGAACGCAAGTTCGAGGTCGAAGAACGTGCCGTCCGTCTGAAAGTCTCGATCGATATTCCCGCACTGTCGCCAAACGCAAAACAGACATTGGAACGCGTTCGCGATGCGATCGACCAAAACGATCTGCCCGCCGGCCTCGAATATGCGCTCGCCGACAAAATGGTGAAGGCGGAACTGGAGGGTTTCGCCAAGGCGGTATCGGACCGTTTCGGCGAGCGGACCTTCCTGTCGCTTGCGGCGCAGGACCCCAGTGGACAGACCTTCAATGCCGTCACGTCGGGAATGACTGCCGGACAGAAGGCGGAGGTGCAATCGGCGTGGAATTCGATGCGGACGGTGCAGCAGCTCGCCGCGCATGAGCGCACGACCGAGGCGCTGAAGCAAGCGGAGACCCTGCGTCAGACGAAGAGCCAGGGGCTCTCGCTCAAATGA
- a CDS encoding thermonuclease family protein: MTKSNVVPFRRPRKSGGKIDRRSPQGKPRTGQNGPRKSLMAVISAIVVAAAGWLAFSGAGNLPGLRAVAKTPVGDSSSAAFSICGDGRHVNCVVDGDTFWFQGQKIRIADIDTPELSPPRCEAERIKGEAAKARLLALLNAGNFSLAAGWRDEDKYGRKLRTVTRSGQSLGITLVEEGLARRWDGARHGWCG, translated from the coding sequence GTGACGAAATCGAATGTGGTTCCGTTCAGGAGGCCGCGGAAGTCCGGCGGCAAGATCGATCGCCGTAGCCCGCAGGGAAAACCTCGAACGGGACAGAACGGTCCGCGCAAATCACTGATGGCAGTCATCTCAGCCATCGTCGTTGCTGCGGCAGGCTGGCTTGCCTTCAGCGGCGCCGGCAACCTCCCCGGACTGAGGGCCGTGGCCAAGACACCGGTAGGGGACTCGTCGTCGGCCGCGTTTTCAATCTGCGGCGATGGCCGTCATGTGAATTGCGTCGTCGACGGCGACACGTTCTGGTTCCAGGGGCAGAAAATCCGCATCGCGGATATCGACACGCCTGAACTCAGCCCGCCGCGCTGTGAGGCGGAACGGATCAAAGGCGAGGCGGCAAAGGCGCGCCTCCTGGCGCTGTTGAACGCCGGCAATTTCTCGCTGGCGGCCGGCTGGCGCGACGAAGACAAGTATGGCCGCAAGCTCCGGACCGTAACACGATCAGGACAATCGCTTGGCATCACACTTGTTGAGGAGGGCCTCGCCAGGCGCTGGGACGGTGCAAGACACGGATGGTGCGGCTGA
- the traC gene encoding conjugal transfer protein TraC → MKKPASKIRDEIAKLQEQLKAAETREAERIGRIALKAGLGEIEIDEAELQAAFEDLAKRFRRGKAATNGGKRGGNASESSASSTQDAAGAAASGTAEA, encoded by the coding sequence ATGAAGAAGCCAGCCTCGAAGATCCGCGACGAAATCGCCAAACTCCAGGAGCAGCTCAAGGCCGCCGAGACCCGTGAGGCCGAGCGCATCGGCCGGATCGCCCTCAAGGCTGGTCTTGGCGAGATCGAGATCGACGAGGCAGAATTGCAGGCGGCCTTCGAGGATCTGGCCAAACGGTTTCGCAGAGGAAAGGCCGCGACGAACGGAGGGAAAAGGGGAGGCAACGCCAGCGAAAGCAGCGCATCGTCGACGCAGGACGCGGCTGGCGCGGCTGCGAGCGGGACTGCTGAGGCTTGA
- a CDS encoding ArdC family protein has protein sequence MSNTEKHRVDLYTRITDRIVEDLAKGVRPWMKPWNAENTTGRITRPLRHNGQPYSGVNVLLLWSEGNARGYTSSTWMTFKQVLELGATVRKGETGATVVFASRFTKSETDGNGGELEREIPFLKAYSVFNVEQIDGLPDQNHHGPLPVLDPVERIENADRFFRNTGASIRHGGNQAFFAPAADIIQMPPFESFKDAASYYATLSHEVTHWTAPGHRLGRDLSRYAKDKSERAREELIAELGSCFLCADLGIVPELEPRPDHASYLGSWLKVLSDDRRAIFQAAAHAQRAVSFLHSLQPETAGERLAA, from the coding sequence ATGAGCAATACGGAGAAACACCGGGTCGATCTTTATACCCGCATCACGGATAGAATCGTTGAGGATCTGGCGAAGGGCGTACGTCCGTGGATGAAGCCGTGGAACGCCGAGAACACGACCGGCCGTATTACCCGGCCGCTACGTCATAACGGGCAGCCCTATTCGGGCGTCAACGTGCTGCTTCTTTGGTCGGAGGGCAACGCCCGGGGATATACGTCATCCACGTGGATGACGTTCAAGCAGGTCCTGGAGCTGGGTGCTACCGTCCGCAAGGGCGAGACGGGTGCCACGGTCGTCTTCGCCAGCCGTTTCACTAAGTCCGAAACCGACGGAAACGGCGGCGAGCTTGAGCGGGAAATCCCCTTCCTGAAGGCGTACAGCGTGTTCAACGTCGAACAGATCGACGGACTTCCCGACCAGAATCATCACGGGCCGCTGCCGGTTCTCGATCCAGTCGAGCGCATCGAGAATGCCGATCGGTTCTTCCGCAACACCGGCGCTTCAATTCGCCATGGCGGCAACCAGGCCTTTTTTGCGCCGGCGGCCGATATCATCCAGATGCCACCATTTGAGAGCTTCAAGGATGCGGCAAGCTACTACGCGACCTTGAGTCATGAAGTCACCCATTGGACGGCGCCGGGGCATCGCCTCGGCCGCGACCTCAGCCGCTATGCCAAGGACAAATCCGAGCGGGCGCGAGAGGAACTGATTGCAGAACTCGGCAGCTGCTTTCTTTGCGCCGACCTCGGTATTGTTCCCGAACTCGAGCCCCGCCCCGATCACGCCTCGTACCTCGGCTCCTGGCTCAAGGTCCTGAGCGACGACCGACGGGCTATCTTCCAGGCGGCGGCGCATGCACAACGGGCGGTAAGTTTCCTGCACTCGCTGCAGCCCGAAACCGCTGGCGAGCGGCTCGCTGCCTGA
- the traG gene encoding Ti-type conjugative transfer system protein TraG: MNRIMLFIVPAALMSLFTIGLTGIEHWLSGFGKTEAARQTLGRTGIALPYVAAALIGIVFLFASAGAIRIKTAGWGVVAGGVATMIVATVREAIRLSTLAEQIPAGKSILSFLDPATLIGAAAAAAASCFALRVALAGNAAFASAEPKRVRGKRALHGEAEWMKLPEAANLFSDTGGIVIGERYRVDKDSTAARAFRADEPETWGAGGKSLLLCFDGSFGSSHGIVFAGSGGFKTTSVTIPTALKWGGSLIVLDPSNEVAPMVSAHRTSANRDLFVLNPKSPETGFNALDWIGKFGGTKEEDIASVASWIMSDSGGTRGVRDDFFRASALQLLTAMIADVCLSGHTEKENQTLRQVRANLSEPEPQLRQRLQEIYDNSDSSFVKENVAAFVNMTPETFSGVYANAIKETHWLSYPNYAALVSGKTFSTSDLDDGNTDVFINIDLKTLETHAGLARVIIGSFLNGIYNRDGSMKGRALFLLDEVARLGYMRILETARDAGRKYGITLTMIYQSIGQMRETYGGRDAASKWFESASWISFAAINDPETADYISRRCGMTTVEIDQVSRSFQAKGSSRTRSKQLAARPLIQPHEVLRMRTDEQIVFTAGNAPLRCGRAIWFRRDDMKACVGTNKFHRLDDTAETQPIEPARSATSKADQGS, translated from the coding sequence ATGAATAGGATCATGCTCTTTATCGTACCCGCCGCGCTGATGTCCCTGTTCACGATCGGATTGACCGGGATCGAGCACTGGCTTTCCGGATTTGGAAAGACGGAAGCCGCGCGGCAGACACTTGGCCGAACCGGGATCGCCTTGCCCTATGTCGCCGCGGCGCTCATCGGCATTGTCTTCCTGTTCGCGAGCGCCGGCGCAATCAGGATCAAGACGGCAGGATGGGGCGTCGTTGCCGGCGGTGTCGCGACGATGATTGTCGCCACCGTTCGTGAAGCAATCAGGCTGTCGACACTCGCGGAACAGATCCCGGCCGGCAAGTCCATCCTCTCTTTTCTCGATCCCGCGACTCTGATCGGAGCGGCGGCGGCGGCGGCGGCCTCATGCTTTGCTCTGCGTGTCGCGTTGGCCGGCAATGCGGCATTCGCCAGCGCCGAGCCGAAGCGCGTCCGCGGCAAGCGGGCGCTGCATGGCGAGGCCGAGTGGATGAAGCTGCCGGAAGCGGCAAACCTGTTTTCGGATACAGGCGGCATTGTCATCGGTGAGCGATATCGTGTCGACAAGGACAGCACCGCGGCGCGCGCGTTTCGTGCCGACGAGCCGGAAACATGGGGCGCCGGCGGTAAATCACTGCTGCTCTGCTTCGACGGCTCCTTCGGTTCGTCGCACGGCATCGTCTTTGCCGGCTCCGGTGGCTTCAAAACGACATCGGTGACAATCCCGACGGCGCTCAAATGGGGCGGCTCGCTGATCGTCCTCGACCCATCGAACGAAGTGGCGCCGATGGTCTCAGCCCATCGGACGAGCGCGAACCGTGACCTGTTCGTCCTCAACCCCAAAAGCCCTGAGACAGGCTTCAATGCCCTCGACTGGATCGGCAAGTTCGGCGGGACGAAGGAAGAGGACATCGCCTCCGTCGCCTCATGGATAATGAGCGATAGCGGCGGCACGCGCGGTGTGCGCGATGATTTCTTCCGGGCTTCGGCATTGCAATTGTTGACGGCGATGATCGCCGACGTTTGCCTGTCCGGCCATACGGAGAAAGAAAACCAGACGCTGCGCCAGGTTCGCGCCAATCTCTCCGAGCCGGAGCCGCAACTGCGCCAACGCCTGCAGGAGATCTACGACAATTCGGACTCGAGTTTCGTGAAGGAGAATGTCGCGGCCTTCGTGAACATGACGCCCGAAACCTTCTCCGGCGTCTATGCCAATGCGATCAAAGAAACCCATTGGCTGTCATACCCGAACTATGCCGCGCTGGTTTCCGGAAAGACATTCTCGACGAGCGATCTGGACGATGGCAACACGGACGTGTTCATCAACATCGATCTCAAGACGCTGGAGACGCATGCCGGCCTCGCACGCGTCATCATCGGCTCGTTTCTCAACGGCATTTACAATCGTGATGGCTCGATGAAGGGCCGGGCGCTCTTCCTCCTCGATGAGGTGGCGCGGCTCGGCTACATGCGGATCCTTGAGACCGCGCGCGATGCCGGCCGCAAGTATGGCATCACGCTCACCATGATTTACCAATCGATCGGCCAGATGCGTGAAACCTACGGCGGCCGGGACGCCGCCAGCAAATGGTTCGAGAGCGCGAGCTGGATCAGTTTCGCGGCGATCAACGATCCGGAAACAGCGGACTACATCTCGCGCCGCTGCGGTATGACGACGGTCGAGATCGACCAGGTCAGCCGCAGTTTCCAGGCGAAGGGATCCTCGCGGACGCGATCGAAACAGCTGGCGGCGCGACCGTTGATCCAGCCCCATGAAGTTCTTCGCATGCGTACCGACGAGCAGATCGTCTTCACCGCTGGCAACGCGCCGCTTCGATGCGGTCGCGCGATCTGGTTCCGGCGCGACGATATGAAAGCGTGCGTCGGAACGAACAAGTTTCACAGGCTCGACGACACGGCTGAAACCCAACCGATCGAGCCGGCGCGCAGTGCAACGAGCAAGGCCGATCAAGGATCATGA
- the traD gene encoding type IV conjugative transfer system coupling protein TraD: MARTTTSDARKKETREKIELGGLIVKAGLRYEKRALLLGALIDLRQRLKVDEMERARLMAIGAEAFGKADE; encoded by the coding sequence ATGGCGCGCACGACGACATCCGACGCCCGCAAGAAAGAGACGCGGGAGAAGATCGAGCTTGGCGGTCTGATCGTCAAAGCGGGTCTTCGATACGAGAAACGCGCGCTTCTACTGGGTGCGCTGATCGATTTGCGCCAACGGCTCAAAGTCGATGAGATGGAACGAGCGCGACTGATGGCGATCGGCGCGGAGGCCTTCGGGAAAGCCGATGAATAG
- a CDS encoding DUF736 domain-containing protein encodes MATIGTFTTSETGFNGSIRTLALNVKARIARIENPSDKGPHFRIYAGNVELGAAWQKRSEQDRDYLSVKLDDPSFPAPIYATLTEVEGEDGYQLIWSRPNRD; translated from the coding sequence ATGGCAACCATCGGCACCTTCACCACCTCCGAAACCGGCTTCAACGGCTCGATCCGCACGCTCGCCCTCAACGTCAAGGCCCGCATCGCCCGCATCGAAAACCCCTCCGACAAGGGCCCGCACTTCCGCATCTACGCGGGTAACGTCGAGCTGGGTGCGGCCTGGCAGAAGCGCTCCGAGCAGGACCGCGACTACCTCTCGGTCAAGCTCGACGACCCGAGCTTCCCCGCTCCGATCTACGCGACGCTCACCGAAGTCGAGGGCGAGGACGGCTACCAGCTGATCTGGTCCCGCCCCAACCGGGACTGA
- a CDS encoding DUF736 domain-containing protein yields the protein MATIGTFTSSETGFNGSIRTLALNVKARIARVENPSDKGPHYRIYAGNVELGAAWQKRSEQDRDYLSVKLDDPSFPAPIYATLTEVEGEDGYQLIWSRPNRD from the coding sequence ATGGCAACCATCGGCACCTTCACCAGCTCCGAAACCGGCTTCAACGGCTCGATCCGCACGCTTGCCCTCAATGTCAAGGCCCGCATCGCCCGCGTCGAAAATCCCTCCGACAAGGGCCCGCACTACCGCATCTACGCCGGCAACGTCGAGCTGGGTGCGGCCTGGCAGAAGCGCTCCGAGCAGGACCGCGACTACCTCTCGGTCAAGCTCGACGACCCGAGCTTCCCCGCTCCGATCTACGCGACGCTCACCGAGGTCGAGGGCGAGGACGGCTACCAGCTGATCTGGTCCCGCCCCAACCGGGACTGA
- a CDS encoding WGR domain-containing protein, giving the protein MIAQPYHLYVERTDAAKNMARYYAMSIEPNLFGDVCLMRKWGRIGAKGQMMVHHFGREEEAVELFLDLLRQKRKRGYRPRASVAT; this is encoded by the coding sequence ATGATCGCGCAACCCTACCATCTCTATGTCGAACGCACGGATGCAGCAAAGAACATGGCGCGTTACTATGCGATGTCGATCGAGCCGAACTTGTTCGGGGATGTCTGCCTGATGCGAAAGTGGGGTCGCATTGGCGCAAAGGGTCAGATGATGGTCCATCATTTCGGCCGGGAAGAGGAAGCTGTCGAACTGTTTCTCGATCTGCTCCGACAGAAGCGAAAACGCGGTTACCGCCCGCGCGCCTCCGTGGCGACTTGA